Genomic window (Pseudomonas sp. MM211):
TACGCACACGGAATTCTTTATCGAAATTAACCACCAGATCGAGGTTCTCGATCAGCGATTCACGTTTTTCATACTTCAGGTGGGCGAGAAACTCGTTGTTCTCGATGGTCACCTTCAAGACGTCCTGCATGTTCAGGTCACGGATGCTGTTGACCGTCATGCCACGGCTGACGTGGGAGTAGAAATCGCCCACGGTTCTGACTTCCTGCAACTTGTCGGTTTCTACCGAGGTGATGATCTTTTCCATCGACATGTAGTCGAGGTAATGCGGGATCACCTTGAACGCGGTGCTGACGAGAAACGCCACCACAGCAAGTACCACCAGCCAACTCACAATCGACAGGCCTTGCTGCGAGCGTGCGAATTTCATGTTTTTCCCCAATATCCAAGTAGTTCAAGTCATGCGCATCGGGCGCATGAGAAGACTATAGATAGCTGACGGCGCCG
Coding sequences:
- a CDS encoding DUF4845 domain-containing protein — protein: MKFARSQQGLSIVSWLVVLAVVAFLVSTAFKVIPHYLDYMSMEKIITSVETDKLQEVRTVGDFYSHVSRGMTVNSIRDLNMQDVLKVTIENNEFLAHLKYEKRESLIENLDLVVNFDKEFRVRMP